The following coding sequences are from one Lolium rigidum isolate FL_2022 chromosome 6, APGP_CSIRO_Lrig_0.1, whole genome shotgun sequence window:
- the LOC124666196 gene encoding probable high-affinity nitrate transporter 2.4: MVTMGKDEEVHQEQYCYGDWPVDGVDAEGRATELRPLALSRPHTQAFHLAWLSLFACFFAAFAAPPILPALRPALVLAPSDASAAAVASLAAALVGRLAMGPACDLLGPRRASGVASLVCALALALAAVYASSPAGFVALRFCAGLSLSNFVANQHWMSRIFAPSAVGLANAVAAGWANVGSAATQIAMPLAYDYIVLRLGVPITVAWRVAYLIPCAMLIATGLAVLAFPYDLPRGCAAGGGGGDKGGNKQGFWKVVRGGVCDYRAWVLLLTYGYCYGVELIMENVAADFFRKRFQLPMEAAGAAAACFGVMNTVARPAGGVASDEVGKRFGMRGRLWALWAVQSTGALLCVLVGRMGAAEAPSLAATMAVMVACGAFVQAASGLTFGIVPFVSKRSMGVVSGMTASGGAVGAIITNRLFFSSSSYTVEEAISFTGLTSLLCTLPVALIYFPRSGGMLCGALESDVVDQDCHGNEDNVNKDDDYMLLK; encoded by the exons ATGGTCACCATGGGGAAGGACGAGGAGGTACACCAAGAACAGTACTGCTACGGCGACTGGCCGGTCGACGGCGTCGACGCAGAGGGCCGCGCCACGGAGCTGCGGCCTCTTGCGCTGTCGCGGCCGCACACGCAGGCCTTCCACCTCGCCTGGCTCTCCCTCTTCGCCTGCTTCTTCGCCGCCTTCGCCGCGCCGCCCATCCTCCCTGCGCTGCGCCCGGCGCTCGTGCTCGCTCCGTccgacgcctccgccgccgccgtcgcctccctcgccgccgcgctcGTCGGGCGCCTCGCCATGGGCCCCGCCTGCGACCTCCTCGGCCCGCGCCGCGCGTCCGGAGTCGCCAGCCTCGTCTGCGCGCTCGCCCTCGCGCTGGCCGCCGTGTACGCGTCCTCGCCCGCGGGCTTCGTCGCGCTCCGCTTCTGCGCGGGGCTCTCGCTCTCCAACTTCGTCGCCAACCAGCACTGGATGTCCCGCATCTTCGCGCCCTCCGCCGTCGGCCTCGCCAACGCCGTGGCCGCGGGCTGGGCCAACGTCGGCAGCGCCGCCACGCAGATCGCCATGCCGCTCGCCTACGACTACATCGTGCTGCGCCTCGGCGTGCCCATCACCGTCGCGTGGCGCGTGGCCTACCTCATCCCCTGCGCCATGCTCATCGCCACCGGCCTCGCCGTCCTCGCCTTCCCCTACGACCTCCCGCGCGGCTGCGctgctggcggtggcggcggggacaAAGGAGGAAACAAGCAGGGCTTCTGGAAGGTGGTGCGAGGGGGCGTCTGCGATTACCGGGCGTGGGTGCTGCTTCTCACCTACGGCTACTGCTACGGCGTGGAGCTCATCATGGAGAACGTGGCCGCCGACTTCTTCAGGAAGCGCTTCCAGCTGCCCATGGAGGCCGCGGGCGCCGCCGCGGCGTGCTTCGGCGTCATGAACACCGTGGCGCGGCCGGCGGGAGGGGTGGCGTCCGACGAGGTTGGAAAGCGTTTCGGGATGCGCGGGAGGCTATGGGCGCTCTGGGCCGTGCAAAGCACCGGCGCGCTGCTCTGCGTTCTGGTCGGCAGGATGGGCGCCGCCGAGGCGCCGTCTctggcggcgaccatggcggtcaTGGTGGCGTGCGGGGCGTTCGTGCAGGCCGCGTCCGGGCTCACCTTCGGCATCGTTCCCTTCGTCTCCAAGAG ATCGATGGGCGTGGTGTCCGGCATGACGGCAAGCGGCGGCGCGGTTGGCGCCATCATCACCAATCGGCTCTTCTTCAGCAGCTCCAGTTACACGGTGGAGGAGGCCATCTCCTTCACCGGCCTCACCAGCCTCCTCTGCACCCTCCCCGTCGCGCTCATCTACTTCCCACGCTCCGGGGGAATGCTGTGCGGAGCCTTAGAGTCTGATGTCGTCGACCAGGATTGCCACGGCAACGAAGACAATGTAAATAAAGACGATGATTACATGCTTCTCAAATGA